The Nitratidesulfovibrio sp. SRB-5 genome includes a window with the following:
- a CDS encoding HlyD family secretion protein, translated as MKPRLIVFAALVGVASVLAFSRSVQPPLNGLMPRTSAAAALEERKQGWIVASGRVEPVTKELVLGFETSGVIETLHVAEGDKVEQGQLLARLRNEVELAQLDEARANALAARMELEKLTNGARPEEKGEAQARERRALKVFEQARQEAARRQRLRFQDAISREDMERAQRDMDVAKQEYDAAWQQLKLVEDMYRREDVAKAGHQLAAAEAAVRVAESTLRRMDLRSPVAGTVLRVFGEAGEVFSLFAPSPVISVGDIAALNVRTEVDERDIGRVRVGQAAYVRADAYGKERFGGKISRVVLSLTPKTLRTGNPSEPVDRSVLEVLITLDAPGPLVSGLRVDAYIDASALPLPQ; from the coding sequence ATGAAGCCCAGGCTGATTGTCTTTGCCGCGCTTGTCGGCGTGGCGTCGGTGCTCGCGTTTTCAAGGTCGGTACAGCCGCCGCTGAACGGGCTCATGCCGCGCACGTCCGCGGCGGCGGCCCTTGAGGAGCGGAAGCAGGGGTGGATAGTCGCCTCCGGAAGGGTCGAGCCGGTGACCAAGGAACTGGTGCTTGGCTTCGAGACCAGCGGGGTCATCGAAACGCTGCACGTGGCCGAGGGTGACAAGGTCGAACAGGGGCAGTTGCTCGCCCGCCTTCGCAACGAAGTGGAACTGGCCCAGCTTGACGAGGCGCGCGCCAATGCGCTTGCCGCACGAATGGAACTGGAGAAGCTGACCAACGGGGCCAGGCCGGAGGAAAAGGGAGAGGCGCAGGCCAGGGAGCGCCGGGCGCTCAAGGTGTTCGAGCAGGCCCGGCAGGAAGCGGCGCGGCGTCAGCGGCTGCGTTTTCAGGACGCCATCTCCAGGGAGGACATGGAACGTGCCCAGCGCGACATGGACGTGGCGAAGCAGGAGTACGACGCCGCCTGGCAGCAGCTGAAGCTGGTCGAGGACATGTACCGGCGGGAAGACGTGGCCAAGGCAGGACATCAGCTGGCCGCCGCCGAGGCAGCCGTCCGGGTGGCCGAGTCCACACTGCGCCGCATGGACCTGCGGTCTCCGGTGGCCGGAACGGTGTTGAGGGTGTTCGGAGAGGCGGGCGAAGTCTTTTCGCTCTTCGCTCCCTCGCCCGTGATCAGCGTCGGTGACATTGCGGCGCTCAACGTCAGGACAGAAGTGGATGAACGGGACATCGGCCGCGTCCGGGTGGGGCAGGCCGCGTACGTGAGGGCCGATGCCTATGGAAAGGAACGGTTCGGCGGCAAGATAAGCCGCGTGGTGCTCAGCCTGACGCCCAAGACGCTGCGCACCGGCAACCCGTCGGAACCGGTGGACCGGAGTGTGCTTGAGGTGTTGATCACGCTCGACGCGCCCGGCCCGCTCGTCAGTGGATTGCGGGTGGATGCCTACATCGATGCCTCGGCACTCCCCTTGCCGCAATGA
- a CDS encoding FtsX-like permease family protein, whose amino-acid sequence MILEIACRNLFHDRVRLVVTLTGIVFAVVLVTIQCGLFLGFITTISGVVDNSQADLWVTSRGVKTFDIAMPMPESRVQQVLGVEGVADAAGMVVDFSFWKKPDGGQESIEIIAFEKRKGLGGPWNMIEGDATRLDAEDSVIMDTLYLEKLGVTSLGEQVEIVAHRARVMGFTIGIRSFTTSPYVFTDYRNGHLYSRFAPGQITYVLVKADPGADMDELRRRIAGQVAHVDVFTTREFSQKTREYWMLSTGAGGALVLAALLGLVVGMVIVAQTLYATTMDHLPEFATLKAMGAPDGYILRIIMGQAVISALLGYGLGMGICFTIAHLRRYGETAIILSPALALGMFFLTLFMCVAASVISIRKVLVIDPAIVFKGR is encoded by the coding sequence ATGATTCTCGAAATTGCGTGCCGCAATCTTTTTCACGACCGCGTAAGGCTCGTCGTGACACTTACAGGCATCGTCTTTGCCGTGGTGCTGGTAACGATACAGTGCGGGCTTTTTCTGGGGTTCATCACCACCATCTCTGGCGTGGTGGACAACAGTCAGGCCGACTTGTGGGTGACCTCGCGCGGGGTCAAGACGTTCGACATCGCCATGCCCATGCCCGAAAGCCGGGTACAGCAGGTTCTGGGGGTAGAGGGGGTGGCGGACGCCGCAGGGATGGTCGTGGACTTCTCTTTCTGGAAGAAGCCGGATGGCGGGCAGGAGTCCATAGAAATCATCGCCTTTGAGAAACGCAAAGGCCTTGGTGGTCCATGGAACATGATCGAGGGTGATGCAACGCGCCTGGACGCCGAGGACTCGGTGATAATGGACACCCTCTATCTGGAAAAACTGGGCGTCACTTCACTTGGCGAACAGGTTGAAATAGTGGCCCATCGAGCCAGGGTGATGGGCTTCACCATCGGCATTCGCTCCTTCACCACATCGCCCTACGTATTCACCGACTACCGCAACGGGCATCTCTATTCGCGGTTCGCCCCGGGGCAGATCACCTACGTGCTGGTCAAGGCGGATCCGGGCGCGGATATGGACGAGTTGCGAAGGCGCATCGCCGGGCAGGTCGCGCATGTGGATGTGTTTACCACCCGGGAATTCAGCCAGAAAACCCGCGAGTACTGGATGCTCAGCACCGGGGCGGGTGGGGCCTTGGTGCTGGCCGCACTGCTGGGCCTGGTGGTCGGCATGGTCATCGTTGCCCAGACGCTGTATGCGACCACAATGGACCACCTGCCCGAATTCGCCACGCTGAAGGCCATGGGCGCGCCTGACGGGTACATCCTGCGCATCATCATGGGGCAGGCGGTGATCAGTGCGTTGCTGGGCTACGGCCTGGGCATGGGGATCTGTTTCACCATCGCACATCTGCGCCGCTACGGAGAAACCGCCATCATCCTGTCGCCTGCCCTGGCGCTGGGCATGTTCTTTCTCACGCTTTTCATGTGCGTTGCGGCGTCCGTGATCTCCATCCGCAAGGTGCTGGTCATCGATCCCGCCATTGTGTTCAAGGGGCGCTGA
- a CDS encoding CAAX prenyl protease-related protein: MPLLTEHPAQTSAAPPGEIAWRVAPFAVYMVFTAIAEVSTLLGLPFSGAWAGALYPVRAVCVAVALVVCLPRCPELMPKDMTGRGILFASMVGVAVFAAWLALDVPWGRVGTPVAFPHRAWGDDARPLLLAIRFLGAAVLVPLAEELFWRSFLMRHIQGGDFRTVPLSRFHPLSFIAVTVLFGLEHHLLVAGMLAGAAYNMVALRTGSLGCCVLAHAVTNALLGLWVLYAGAWELW; the protein is encoded by the coding sequence ATGCCGTTGCTCACGGAGCATCCCGCGCAGACCTCTGCGGCGCCGCCGGGCGAGATAGCCTGGCGAGTGGCGCCGTTCGCCGTTTACATGGTGTTCACGGCAATTGCAGAGGTTTCCACATTGCTCGGCCTGCCGTTTTCAGGCGCATGGGCGGGTGCGCTCTATCCGGTAAGGGCCGTTTGCGTGGCGGTGGCGTTGGTGGTGTGCCTGCCGAGGTGCCCGGAACTCATGCCGAAGGATATGACCGGGCGTGGCATTCTGTTCGCATCCATGGTGGGCGTGGCGGTATTTGCGGCGTGGCTGGCCCTTGATGTGCCGTGGGGCCGGGTGGGAACGCCCGTTGCCTTTCCGCATCGGGCCTGGGGCGATGATGCACGCCCCCTGCTGCTCGCCATCCGGTTCCTTGGGGCTGCCGTACTGGTTCCCCTGGCGGAGGAACTGTTCTGGCGCTCCTTCCTGATGCGCCACATTCAGGGCGGGGATTTTCGCACGGTGCCGCTGTCCCGCTTCCATCCCTTGTCATTCATTGCCGTGACCGTGCTTTTCGGCCTGGAACATCACCTGTTGGTGGCGGGCATGCTGGCCGGGGCAGCATACAACATGGTGGCCTTGCGGACGGGAAGCCTTGGGTGCTGCGTTCTGGCGCATGCCGTGACCAACGCGCTGCTCGGCCTGTGGGTGTTGTATGCGGGCGCATGGGAGTTGTGGTAG
- a CDS encoding sigma 54-interacting transcriptional regulator, protein MASILMIGYQADLYAHLSRLLVREGHTLHLASSFDEGVEYCDSFQCCLVVLEEGVVPVMSVAISTLRSMSASPHVVVVSERYDANFGQEVILGGALNYMQKGTAPRAICALISHLPGISADENHVSSFREFGIYGSSAKLQVQLSIISRSRSADVNVLLQGETGTGKELFAKAIHRMSPRKDGPLITVDCASLPEHLVESLLLGYSQGAFTGAARSRVGLIKQADGGTLFLDEVGELPLALQKKFLRVLHERRYRPVGGGKEETSNFRLVAATNRDLQEMVRLGTFRDDLLYRIGTMKVLLPPLRERGADVIEIAEHLLEARAAANGGSPRQMSADFKARLLAYPWPGNIRELVNVIDCTLAVATDGDVLFAEHLPATIHAGMLQASNHAWSGPRQGAAHRRDGMAQGPAVVDDDARLHSGEDIAVSISRPHVIPSFREAKREAMESFERTYLSKLYAEAQGNVHNACALSNLSRARLYELMRKYDLLN, encoded by the coding sequence ATGGCCAGTATTCTGATGATCGGGTATCAGGCGGACTTGTATGCCCATCTGTCTCGCCTGCTTGTCCGTGAAGGGCATACGCTGCATCTCGCCTCATCGTTCGACGAGGGGGTGGAATACTGCGATTCGTTCCAGTGCTGTCTTGTGGTGCTTGAGGAGGGTGTAGTCCCTGTAATGTCAGTTGCAATATCAACTTTGCGTTCAATGTCTGCATCTCCGCATGTTGTGGTGGTTTCTGAACGGTATGATGCGAATTTTGGGCAGGAGGTTATTCTTGGTGGCGCACTGAATTATATGCAAAAGGGAACTGCTCCTCGTGCAATATGCGCATTGATAAGTCATCTTCCGGGCATATCTGCTGATGAAAATCATGTTTCGTCGTTTCGAGAGTTTGGTATTTACGGTAGCTCTGCCAAGCTTCAGGTGCAACTTAGTATAATAAGCCGTTCTCGCAGTGCGGATGTCAATGTGTTGTTGCAAGGCGAAACGGGCACGGGGAAAGAGTTGTTTGCCAAGGCCATCCACCGGATGAGTCCACGGAAGGATGGCCCGTTGATTACTGTGGATTGTGCCTCTTTGCCTGAGCATCTCGTTGAAAGTTTGCTCTTGGGGTATTCGCAGGGCGCATTTACCGGAGCGGCCCGGTCGCGGGTGGGACTCATCAAGCAGGCAGACGGGGGTACCCTGTTTCTGGACGAGGTGGGCGAGTTGCCTCTGGCGCTGCAGAAGAAGTTTCTGCGTGTCTTGCACGAGCGGCGCTATCGCCCCGTGGGCGGGGGCAAGGAAGAGACAAGCAACTTCAGGCTGGTGGCGGCGACCAACAGGGATTTGCAGGAAATGGTCCGGCTGGGGACGTTCCGCGATGACCTGCTGTACCGTATCGGTACGATGAAAGTGTTGCTTCCTCCATTGCGTGAGCGAGGCGCGGACGTGATCGAGATAGCCGAACATCTGCTGGAGGCGAGAGCCGCGGCCAATGGCGGCAGCCCACGGCAGATGTCGGCGGACTTCAAGGCCCGCTTGCTGGCGTATCCGTGGCCGGGGAACATTCGGGAACTCGTCAACGTCATAGATTGCACGCTGGCAGTGGCCACGGATGGCGATGTGCTGTTTGCCGAGCATCTGCCCGCGACGATTCATGCGGGGATGCTGCAAGCCAGCAATCATGCGTGGTCCGGCCCCAGGCAGGGGGCTGCCCACAGGCGGGACGGGATGGCGCAAGGCCCGGCTGTAGTGGATGATGATGCGCGCCTGCATTCTGGAGAGGATATTGCGGTCTCCATTTCGCGGCCGCATGTCATTCCTTCATTTCGCGAGGCGAAGCGCGAGGCGATGGAGAGTTTCGAACGGACCTACCTTTCCAAGTTGTATGCAGAGGCTCAGGGTAATGTGCATAATGCATGCGCATTGTCGAACCTGTCCCGGGCCAGGCTGTATGAACTGATGAGGAAGTACGATCTGCTGAATTGA
- a CDS encoding ABC transporter ATP-binding protein, with amino-acid sequence MESRPLLEVRDVSMVFGSGENAQYALRDVDLAVHDGEVLMLRGPSGSGKTTLLSIMGGILSPTSGEVFVDGHAMTKRSTAETSALRLQYFGFIFQDYNLFPTLSCSQNIQVALDLRGIGRGDARRIAARTLQEVGLGNKQDEMPAKLSGGQKQRLAVARALAGSPKVMLADEPTAALDSANGLMIMALLRDLAHARGRAVVVVTHDDRIMPYADRVVHIEDGRIKVPG; translated from the coding sequence ATGGAATCCCGGCCATTACTTGAAGTGCGTGACGTGAGCATGGTTTTCGGCAGTGGGGAGAATGCCCAGTATGCCCTGCGCGACGTGGACCTGGCCGTGCATGACGGAGAGGTGCTGATGCTGCGTGGTCCGTCGGGCAGTGGCAAGACGACGTTGTTGTCCATAATGGGCGGCATTCTTTCTCCCACCAGCGGCGAAGTGTTCGTTGACGGGCATGCGATGACGAAGCGGTCCACGGCAGAGACATCCGCCCTGCGACTTCAGTACTTCGGTTTCATCTTTCAGGATTACAACCTGTTCCCGACGCTTTCCTGTTCGCAGAACATCCAGGTGGCCCTGGACCTGCGTGGCATTGGCAGGGGGGATGCGCGACGGATCGCCGCCCGGACCCTGCAAGAGGTTGGCCTGGGGAACAAGCAGGACGAGATGCCGGCCAAGCTCAGCGGGGGCCAGAAGCAGCGTTTGGCGGTTGCGCGAGCCCTGGCGGGGTCGCCCAAGGTTATGCTTGCCGACGAACCGACAGCGGCGCTTGATTCGGCGAATGGCCTCATGATCATGGCGTTGCTGCGCGACCTTGCACACGCGCGCGGTCGCGCCGTTGTCGTGGTGACCCACGATGACCGTATCATGCCGTATGCCGATCGGGTCGTGCACATCGAAGATGGACGGATAAAGGTCCCGGGGTGA
- a CDS encoding THxN family PEP-CTERM protein, whose protein sequence is MKRLVTFFLALLIPLLLQTSASASIVTQWNYTVDGVFVEWTNTLNDTNVYGDSTNGITGSIEKTLTYNYDGGVLVDPAKSVTGYSKLSWGDYYYNGRRYIHENVNPLSSIVIAATSGIIDTNGAAKVGLVLTHNNNAIPASNLDLARGIVRAILKLTPVGGSALPVFSTSLDFAFYETPNNSSTPNDVFVLLNPEVTQEVFHFYGIDYVMDFTKSFSPIPAAYRAALGLAADAVGWVTSEGATTVHDTLLTIRALPTPEPASALLMGIGLGGLALLLRRARRTA, encoded by the coding sequence ATGAAACGCCTAGTCACATTCTTCTTGGCCCTGCTTATCCCCCTGTTGCTCCAGACATCCGCATCGGCCAGCATCGTCACCCAGTGGAATTACACCGTCGACGGAGTATTCGTTGAGTGGACCAACACGCTGAACGATACCAACGTATACGGCGACAGCACAAACGGCATAACCGGCAGCATCGAAAAGACACTTACCTACAACTACGATGGCGGCGTCCTTGTCGATCCTGCAAAAAGCGTCACCGGCTACTCAAAACTAAGCTGGGGAGACTATTACTATAATGGCAGAAGGTATATACACGAGAACGTCAACCCACTGAGCTCAATCGTCATTGCCGCGACCAGTGGCATAATCGACACCAACGGTGCCGCCAAGGTCGGACTTGTTCTCACGCACAACAACAACGCAATCCCGGCAAGCAACCTGGACCTGGCGAGAGGCATCGTCCGCGCGATCCTGAAGCTTACGCCCGTGGGTGGCAGTGCGCTGCCGGTATTCTCCACGTCCCTGGACTTCGCCTTCTATGAAACCCCCAACAACAGCAGCACCCCCAACGACGTGTTCGTGCTGCTCAACCCCGAAGTGACCCAGGAAGTCTTCCACTTTTACGGCATCGACTACGTGATGGACTTCACCAAGTCCTTCTCCCCCATTCCCGCTGCATACCGCGCCGCCCTTGGTCTTGCCGCGGATGCCGTGGGCTGGGTGACATCCGAAGGCGCTACCACCGTCCACGACACGCTGCTGACCATCCGTGCCCTTCCGACGCCCGAACCCGCTTCGGCGCTGCTGATGGGCATCGGGCTCGGGGGCCTGGCCCTGCTTTTGCGGCGCGCAAGGCGCACTGCCTAG
- a CDS encoding THxN family PEP-CTERM protein, whose amino-acid sequence MNRIVSTICSTIIISAMMMASAWASPIASWDYTVDGAFINWSTTVGTSGNYGSPVQGITTSAADYKYLAYDLDAGVPVPPGTYAEGYSKLSWGDYVWSGPGPVYSQVPGAALSSIGITPNSGTLITDGPASLGMQLYHDNNVILGGSIQLESGMVRAILELTPSGFPPLPVFSTTLDFLFFETPNGTPTENDVFVLLNPEVTEETFHYYGVDYVFSFGESFGLIPDAYLALLGLDPGTVGWITSENALTTHDTFLSITALPTPEPTSIILMGLGLLGLFGLRRHART is encoded by the coding sequence ATGAACCGCATCGTATCAACCATTTGCAGCACTATCATCATCTCGGCAATGATGATGGCCAGTGCCTGGGCGTCCCCCATCGCGTCGTGGGATTACACGGTCGATGGCGCTTTCATCAATTGGTCAACCACCGTGGGCACCAGCGGCAATTACGGTTCGCCGGTGCAGGGCATCACCACCAGCGCGGCGGACTACAAGTATCTGGCATACGATCTGGACGCGGGCGTCCCCGTCCCTCCGGGCACGTATGCCGAAGGATACTCGAAGCTTTCCTGGGGCGATTATGTCTGGAGCGGTCCGGGTCCCGTATACTCGCAGGTGCCGGGCGCCGCGCTGAGTTCCATCGGCATCACCCCGAACAGTGGCACCCTCATTACCGACGGTCCGGCCTCGCTTGGCATGCAGTTGTACCATGACAACAACGTGATCCTGGGCGGTTCGATCCAGCTTGAATCCGGCATGGTTCGCGCCATTCTCGAGCTTACCCCTTCGGGCTTCCCCCCGCTGCCCGTCTTTTCCACCACGCTGGACTTCCTGTTCTTTGAAACCCCGAACGGCACGCCCACCGAAAATGACGTGTTCGTCCTGCTGAACCCGGAAGTGACCGAGGAGACGTTCCACTACTACGGCGTCGACTACGTGTTCAGCTTCGGCGAATCGTTCGGGCTGATCCCCGATGCGTACCTTGCGCTGCTCGGCCTGGATCCCGGCACCGTGGGCTGGATAACCTCCGAGAACGCGCTCACCACGCACGACACGTTCCTCAGCATCACGGCGCTGCCCACTCCGGAGCCCACCTCCATCATCCTGATGGGGCTCGGCCTCCTGGGCCTCTTCGGCCTCCGTCGGCACGCCCGCACCTGA
- a CDS encoding ThiF family adenylyltransferase, which yields MLAIADKRRTIRIKRSSLLQCKLGSLDRPAIKIAETPDEYTRAFRLVYEEYLRSGYTRPHPSLMHYTIWSMLPQTSVFVFKSYNDVLCTLSHIPDSDLFGLPMDALYKPELDTLRDKGRIIAEVGSLATQYTRRWTNLMVYLAKAMFQYSIMSSFDDIVITVNPKHVNFYTQIFLFKPFGEVRHYDSVNAPAVALRINLSETMDELKEKYGNSDDFDTNLFTFFVRMNSGETDTKDNPVKRDQPLDPYTAYHLLRQRPELLDQLAEEQRDFIETIYHRALFNHFSTHPVHPETPSGVPLDMLKLETRDAYSDVAFCRNLGLVDYAGQRKLLGSRVAIAGLGGVGGVHLMTLARTGIGNFNLADFDAYSPVNINRQYGASIASFGRNKLDVMTERALSVNPFMDIRAFPGGISATSLDDFLKDVNLVVDGIDFFALDIRRQLFNRALALGIPVITAAPLGFSCALLVFTPGGMNFDDYFDITEHTEKMEGYLRFGMGLAPRPAHLGYMDRRFVSLHDRRGPSLDIACHICAGMAGTEAVRLLLGKKGIRPTPYFRQFDPLTGRFTTGKLRQGLRSPLQRLKLAIARRFFLGTPRTGAPRPPDPEMMGLRQDIPPATLEYIAQAATRAPSGDNVQPWRIALHETGIHIHAARHADDSFFNYRQVATLLACGAAVQNAVFAAGSVGLDADLSLFPDEQDHNRVASLHCTPVGVQSHEIMAAALWRRHTNRRMYSACPIPPAVRDRVDHIVDEQQDATLAWAADPAQRKILAKAVYLADRVRVERSDLHEHLMRFIRFEPQQGPYGDGLPLGNLEAGPLGEMYLRSLRPWSAMHAANQVGLGRLMPLHGALSVLRSGGVALLLANGEAEADIVRAGMAWQRAWCALEHMGYALQPLAALPLLHLRIRLGDAETLSPCHASLLEKAWRLLAEALPHPSDKLPVMLFRTGIGPAIRHGTYRLALSEILLPDSRA from the coding sequence ATGCTCGCAATCGCCGACAAAAGACGCACCATTCGCATCAAGCGGTCTTCCCTGCTCCAGTGCAAACTGGGCTCCCTGGACAGGCCAGCCATAAAAATAGCGGAAACGCCCGACGAATATACGAGGGCGTTCCGCCTTGTGTATGAAGAGTACCTGCGCTCTGGCTACACCAGGCCGCACCCGTCTCTCATGCACTACACCATCTGGAGCATGCTGCCGCAAACTTCCGTTTTCGTCTTCAAAAGCTACAACGACGTGCTCTGCACGCTATCGCACATACCAGACTCTGACTTGTTCGGGCTTCCCATGGACGCCTTGTACAAGCCCGAACTCGACACGCTGCGGGACAAGGGAAGGATCATTGCCGAAGTCGGATCACTTGCGACGCAGTACACACGCAGGTGGACAAACCTCATGGTCTATCTTGCGAAGGCCATGTTCCAGTACTCCATCATGTCCAGTTTCGACGACATCGTCATTACCGTAAACCCCAAGCATGTGAATTTCTATACGCAGATATTCCTGTTCAAGCCGTTTGGAGAAGTGCGCCATTACGATTCCGTGAATGCCCCTGCCGTGGCATTACGCATAAACCTTTCCGAGACCATGGATGAACTCAAGGAAAAGTACGGCAACTCCGACGACTTCGATACCAACCTCTTCACGTTCTTCGTCCGCATGAACAGTGGAGAGACGGATACCAAGGACAACCCCGTCAAGCGGGACCAGCCCCTTGATCCGTACACCGCCTATCATCTGCTGCGCCAACGCCCGGAACTTCTGGACCAGTTGGCCGAAGAGCAGCGCGACTTCATCGAAACCATCTACCACCGGGCCCTGTTCAACCACTTCTCGACACACCCCGTCCACCCCGAAACACCCAGCGGCGTCCCGCTGGACATGCTCAAGCTCGAAACCCGGGACGCGTACTCGGATGTGGCCTTTTGCAGAAACCTGGGGTTGGTGGACTACGCCGGGCAGCGCAAGCTGCTCGGCTCACGCGTGGCCATTGCGGGGCTGGGTGGCGTAGGCGGCGTGCACCTGATGACGCTTGCCCGCACCGGAATCGGCAATTTCAACCTGGCCGACTTCGACGCTTACTCGCCCGTCAACATCAACAGACAATACGGGGCGAGCATCGCCAGCTTCGGGAGAAACAAGCTCGACGTCATGACCGAGCGCGCGCTCAGCGTGAATCCGTTCATGGACATCCGCGCCTTTCCCGGGGGCATTTCCGCAACCTCGCTCGACGATTTCCTCAAGGATGTCAACCTGGTGGTGGATGGCATAGACTTTTTTGCGCTCGACATACGCCGTCAATTGTTCAACCGCGCCCTTGCGCTGGGCATTCCCGTCATTACCGCCGCGCCGCTCGGGTTCTCGTGCGCCCTGCTGGTATTCACGCCGGGCGGCATGAACTTTGACGACTACTTCGACATCACGGAACACACCGAGAAAATGGAGGGATATCTGCGCTTCGGCATGGGGCTGGCGCCCCGCCCGGCCCACCTTGGCTACATGGACAGGCGATTCGTCAGCCTGCATGATCGCCGGGGCCCCTCGCTGGACATCGCCTGCCACATATGCGCGGGCATGGCCGGCACGGAGGCGGTCCGCCTGCTGTTGGGCAAGAAAGGGATCAGGCCGACGCCGTACTTTCGCCAATTCGACCCGCTCACGGGGCGATTCACCACCGGAAAGCTGCGCCAGGGCCTGCGGTCCCCCTTGCAACGGCTGAAGCTTGCCATCGCCCGACGGTTCTTTCTCGGCACGCCGCGCACCGGCGCCCCGCGCCCCCCTGATCCGGAAATGATGGGGCTGCGCCAGGACATCCCGCCCGCAACGCTGGAATACATCGCGCAGGCTGCCACCCGGGCGCCCTCAGGCGACAACGTGCAGCCATGGCGCATCGCCCTGCACGAAACCGGCATACACATCCACGCGGCAAGGCATGCGGACGATTCCTTCTTCAATTACCGGCAGGTCGCCACACTGCTTGCCTGCGGGGCGGCCGTGCAGAATGCCGTTTTTGCCGCTGGCAGTGTCGGGCTGGACGCCGATCTTTCACTGTTCCCCGACGAACAAGACCACAACCGCGTGGCGTCGCTTCACTGCACCCCGGTCGGAGTGCAAAGCCACGAAATCATGGCGGCGGCCCTCTGGCGGCGGCATACCAACCGGCGCATGTATTCGGCCTGCCCCATACCGCCCGCCGTGCGCGACCGGGTTGACCACATCGTGGACGAACAGCAGGATGCGACACTGGCCTGGGCTGCCGACCCGGCGCAGCGCAAGATTCTGGCCAAGGCCGTCTACCTTGCCGACAGGGTACGCGTGGAACGGTCCGATCTGCACGAACACCTGATGCGCTTCATCCGCTTCGAACCACAGCAGGGGCCCTACGGCGACGGGCTGCCCCTAGGCAATCTGGAGGCGGGCCCACTGGGCGAGATGTACCTGCGCAGCCTGCGGCCATGGTCCGCCATGCATGCGGCAAACCAGGTCGGGCTCGGCAGGCTCATGCCGCTGCACGGTGCGCTCAGCGTTCTGCGCAGTGGTGGCGTGGCGCTGCTGCTGGCCAACGGAGAGGCCGAGGCGGACATTGTCCGCGCGGGCATGGCCTGGCAACGCGCATGGTGCGCCCTGGAGCACATGGGCTACGCATTGCAGCCTCTTGCCGCCCTGCCGCTGCTGCACCTGCGCATTCGCCTGGGGGACGCGGAAACACTTTCGCCTTGCCATGCATCCCTGCTGGAAAAGGCGTGGCGTCTGCTTGCCGAGGCATTGCCGCATCCTTCGGACAAACTGCCGGTCATGCTGTTCCGGACCGGCATCGGGCCCGCCATCCGGCACGGCACCTATCGGCTGGCCCTGTCGGAAATCCTGCTTCCCGACAGCAGGGCCTGA